ACTAACAGGCAATAACGGAAACGGGACTTTAGGTAGATGCACTTTATACACACGATGACCTAACACAGCAAAGGGGTATAAGGAATGCACATTATCGAAACCGTTTTCTTTGGCCTCCCGATCTATCTTCCACCAAATCTCAGAAGCACTCAAAGATGATGCGAAATACTCGGGAATCTGTTTCCTAAGTTTCAAAAGATATTCCATCCCGAAATCCAATTCAGGATTTCTCTTCAAAGAGGAGGAATAACCTATATCTCCGATATATCCGTCAACTACGGGAGATACATCTAAGATAAAGGATTCGTCTTCGGTTAATCTTTTTTTGCCGGGATGAAACTGAGTGAATCGTTTGTATCCGTCAAACCTGGCATGTTCGCCGAACCAGGCAAAGGGGCGATGTAGGAACACCTTCACTCCATGATCCCTTAAGAACATATCCATACGTTTGGCGGTCTGGTATTCCGTCCATCCTTCCCGCATTTCCTTTTCAATCTCGGTAACACATCGGTAAGCAAGTCTCTGTGCTTTTAGAAAACCAGCTTTCTCTTCTTCACTGGGAGTCTTGATTGATTCGGAACTGTATCTTGAAATCTTTGAAGAGAGTTTGGATAAGAATCCTCTTTGTGTTTGTATTGGCATAAATTCTTCCCTAGGTTTGAATAGAGAAAGAATAGCAGTATCGAAGTTCTTTAGATTGAATGAATCCGGTATTTTTAAAAAATTTCAAAAAAAAAGTATCAATCTGATTCGCAAAACCTAACTTCAATTGATTTGATACGACCGAAAAAAACGGATGGCGTGAATCCGAAATTTTCCTTAAATGTGCGGGAAAAATGGGCAGAGTCGGAAAACCCGCTGGCATGAGCAACTTCTGTTAAATTAGCTCCTTCCTTTAGATGTTTCACTGCATTTAAGATCCTGACCCATAATAGATACCGTCTGAGTGGGATTCCCAAATTTTCTTTGAAGAGACGGATCAATCTATCCTCCGAAATGGAAAAATCTTTTCCTATCTCTTTCATGCGAATGCTATCGGGAAGTTCCGTTCTGATTTTATGTGCGATCTTTCGGATTCTTTGGTCTATGTTTTTTTCCAAGTTTTGAAAAGGGCGTACGCATTGCAGTAATTCCAAATGCAATTCCCAAGCTTCACTATCGCTCAAGTTTCCATAATACAAATCCCATAATCTTTCCATCAAAGGAAGAAAGTTTGAAACTTCCAAACGTTTCACTTCCCCCATTTTTGCAAAATCGGAGATCGATCCGTATTCATATGTTTCCGGATCAATCAACAATGAAATCATTCTTACACCGGGAGAAACGGTTCGATGATAGGTATTCGGACCGACCAAGGCAACACGGTATTCTTCTTTCCCTTTTTTCGTTTCGATACTGATATTTTTGTCCAAAGAAATTGCTAAGGTAGCGGCATAATGTTCGTGAAAATCGGTTTGCATCGCGTTTGTCGCGTAGATCACACGGCTATTCCAAAGATAAAGGATGTCCTTATGAGGTAAAAAATTCTTTGAATCCAATTATGCTTCCATTGTTTCGGCGAGAAAAAATCCTTTCGGTTCCGAAACAATGATTCTGGGATGGAAAGCGGCTTTATCAACAAAAAAAGAGGGAAAGACGGGAACAAATCATCCGTTATCATTCACGATAATTTGTATCTTACCATCAGTCATATGTTGACTGTAATAAGCGTAGGCTTCCGCAGCTTGTGTCAAATCGAATAGACGTTGGATCTTTGGTTTGAACATTCCATTCACGTTACCGATCACTTCCCTGGACAACCGGAATCAGGAAAGAAGAGAAAGGGAATTAACGTAATATCCGAATTCACCAAACCCCTGTTAACTTTTACAAGAACTTGACCGGGACCAGGCTTAGGAACATCTATTTCGGTGAGTTTTATATATTTTTTGATTTCGTCCGGATTGGAAATTGCGTCTTCCGGCAATGGACCTAGTTGGTGTAGTGCTTTCATTTTGATGGGAACATTGTATTTCATCGGTTCATTCTCAAAAAATTCACTTTTTCTCTGCAAACACGAGCAAGTTACCATCAATATCTTTGAGTAACGCTGTTTGATTTCCGTTTTGACTGATAAGAATTCCTCCCTCTTGCACAACCTTATTCACCGCTGCATTCAAATCTCGAACCAGAAAACCCGTTGCAACCCTTCCCTTCTCAGACTTGTTAAGCGGTCCCTTGGAAGAAAATTGATTGTAAGTGAAAACTTCGAAAGTAGGACCGCCCTCACTATAACCTGGTAACGTGACATGTCTACCACGCACTTTAGCTCCACTTACACCAGTTAGTCTCTCTATAAAATCCCCTTTATAATCCCGCTCAAATCCGGTCGCAGACGTGCTTAGTATTTTGGTATAAAAAACAACCGTTTTGCTCCAATCCGCCGAATTTATGTTAACGTGTAAAAAACGAATCATGTCTGTTTCCGGTGGAGATAACTTGAAGTTGGTGCGTATGAGAGAATTCAAACTACGGTAAATCGTTTTCGGAGTCAAAGGAGTTGGAAACGGCAGATGTATCTCGAATACATTCCCGTCTGGGTCGGTTGCATACGCTGCAGGAACTTTTTCCAAATCTTCAAAGGTGCTGAGTATTTTCCCCCCATTCTTTAAGATTTGTTTGATGAGACCGGGGATATTATCACTTTCAAAACAAATATGCGCATAACCCAAATCATTTGCCAAAGGCGGCTTTGCATCCGATTTATCTATCTTTCCAATCGTAATGAGTGGTCCTCCTTCCCTGTATCCAGGTGTTTTCAGAGATATGAAATCTTTTTCCGAACCTACCAGATTCCATTCGTATCCTGATTTTATTTTTTCGGCTCCGAAAACATTCCGATAGAAATCGGAAAGACGCTCAGGATCGGGGCTGTTTATGATCACCGTTGCATAAGAAAAATCGGAATTCTCTATCGCATGATAATCACTTTGTGAAGCGGTAATTCCCCACCAAACAGAGACAATAGCGACTAAAATAATTATTATAATTGAAAACTTTTTCATTTTGATCCGGCTCCTGTATTTGCTACATTCGATTTTGAAATAACCGAGTCAATCGGCAAGTAATGAATACCGGTGTTGTCTTTATAAAAACTCGGCAAAAACAATTTGTTCCCTCCCGGGACGACCACGGATATATCGAGAACTTTGGAACCGTTATGATGACTAAATGCGATCACTTTACTCGCATCAGGTGACAAAGCGAAAAATCCTGTACCCTTGGATTTAGGTAGCCATTTTGCAGGAATACGAAGAATTGCCGGTTTGATCCAGGGATTTGCATGCATCCAAGTCATTAGTCCCGTGCGATCCTTAATCAATGCAACCCATATTCGCCCCGATGAATCTCTATCCAATCCATCCGGCAAACCGGGAAGATTGTCCCAAAGTACATCGTAACTTCCCGAAGTCGGACCGGAAAGATGCGCGCGACCAATCCGAAAATTAACAGTCTCGCTGATAAGCAAACTAACTTCTGTTCCTTGCTTATCGTATTCGATCAGGATTCCGTCTGCGAAAATGATATTTTCAACAACAAGACCGATACTTTTGGAAATGGTATCATAACGCCAGACTCTGCCGTTTCGGGCCAATGTAATTCCCTCGGCAAATGCTCCGAGACCGGAAGAAGCTTTGGGATTACTGAACGGTTCGGTGATATATACATGACGTCCGTCTTTAGAAACCGCCAGATCGTTACAGAACTGAAGTTGGCGACTGCCGTCTCCCGTTAGATCCGTTACTTTTGTTTCTTTGAACGGCTCGGGGTATACGATTACCCGATCATTGCCTACTGAATTAGGAATTTCCAGACCATCTTCACGCATAATTCCAGTTAGCGGAACACGAGTTACCACTTCTGAAAATTTTTTGGTGCCAAGGTCCAGACTGTACAATCCGGGACCTTTCTCATAACTGTTATAATCGAGACGAGCCATACAAAAATAAACCTGATCGTCTTTGCCGGGAACAATATGCGCCCCTGTAGGTGAAACAGGTGACTTCGCCAATTTTTCGGCCTTCTCCGTTTTTAAATCAACGAGCCAAATCCATTCATCTCTAGCACTAACAAGTATTTTGTCGGAACCCTTCAGCGGTAAAATTTCATCATGGCCCGGTATTTCGCGAACAAGGCTGATGACGTCCGAAGAAATAACATCTCCTATATCCGCTTTCGTCAATTCCTCGGGAATTTTTTCCATGAAACGCGGACCCGTCGGCTCGTAATAAGAAGGAGGTGCCGATGTTACCCAGATCGTTAAACCGGAGAGGCAAATTACCGTTAATATAATGCTCGTTTTTTTCATTCTCTTTATCCTAATTTTTTTAAATCAATTCGGTTCATTTCATCAATTCGTCTTTCCGGTTTTGGTTTCGGTAATCGATAGATCGATTACACCCATGCAGAATCATGATATCGGCAAAGTTCAAGCCGGTTGCCTTGACTGGAATTCGTACTTCCCCCAAAGCAGGGAAAAGATCCGATCCCTCTTCGGTCTTGGGAACTTCCGGTCCCCCTTTTTTCATGGTCAATATTTTTCTCATTAATACCTGTCTACCGTTTGAATCAGTAAGTTTCGAAACACCCGAACTATAGAGTAACATGAATTGCATATCCTTTGCTTGAACGAATCCGGTATCCTTAGGATAATCTGTAAATTTTAGCAGGAAAATATCATTTTAGATTGTCTCTATATATCAAGTATATAGGGTTCATCGAAATGGATTTAAATTGGTTGGCTTGGTCTTATCATTCTGTCGGAGTTTTTGCAGCAAATCTAATCTGTGCGATACTCGCTATTTTTCTATTAAGCAAAAAAAATAAAACACCTACGACTTGGTGGCTTGCAGCGATGTTCTTAGGTTATAACTTTATGCTATTCGGGTATGTCCTGGCATATTCCGTAAATGCGAGCTGGGGCGCATACCATCGGTTTTTTACCAGCTGCGCTATGTTCGGAAATGCGGGAATGATCGGATTCGTCTATACGTTTCCAAGACTTGATCAACCGAAAGAAGCTAAAATTGCGATACCTCTCTCATTGACAATACTTTTGATTGCCTTTACCGATCTTGTCTATACCGGAGCCCGGCTGGACATCATCTACAATTTCACAGCACATTTTTATACTTTCGATTACGGTGCACAGCACGCAGTCGTATTGCTTTTGACTCAAATATTTCCCCTAACCATACTCATCCGCAAAACAATCCGATATTCTACTTACGGCGGATTTTTTTCAAAATGGCTTTCCAAACCGAAATCTCTTTCGGAATATCCGATGTTTCTTTTCTCCAGGTTTTGTGTCGGCTGGATCAAGTTCATAAATCCGAAAGGAGAAGATGCGAAAGCTTGCAAAAGTTTTGCAAAAGCGATCATCATCTTTCTATTCATCGCTGTCCTAAACGTATTGAATAAATCCGGCCTTGTTACATACGATTTATATGCATTCGGGTTTGCAAATATAACACTCATTATCTGCTTTTACTTTGTAATCACTTACCTCAACAATTCTCCCGAACCTACTACGTTTATGGTGAAATTGGTCGGAGTGAGTCTCGTAACAGTTCTTCTTGTCCTTGGGTTTGTGGGCAATATCACACTTTCTCTCAGCGAAGAAGAATATGATACTCAGAAGCGGGCGGAAATTTTAGGTTCCAAACCTTTTATATTGAACAAACAGTATGATCAAATCGCCGAAGACATCGAATACATCATTCGCAAGCCGGTAGATGCGGATCCATTTAACGAAAACTTAAAAATCGAATTCAATCGTCATCCGGATCAACTGAACATTGATAAAGTATTATCGGAACAAAAAAAAGTCAGAAATTTCACTCTCAAGGAATTACTGACTGAGATTTTGAAAAAGAACGGTCGCAATCTAAAAAAAGATATCCCCACTCCCGAGGAAGAAGACGAAGCTTTGTCTCGCTTCAGCAAAACTAGGGCCTATAAGAACCTGAATAGTTCTTCGCAGATCAATTTAAACCGCCTTTACAGAACAGCTGACAAACGTTATACACATTTCGACCTTATAACGAAAAACGCAAAATACGAAGTTGGATTTTCATACGATGAATATCGGAAACACACGCATAAAAATACCGTTAAACTGATATACATCATATTCTCAACCTCACTCCTCATTCTGATTATTTTCCCGAGATTTTTTCATTCCAGTCTTGTCAAACCTCTGAACGACCTGCTTTCCGGTGTCACCAAAGTGAACGAAGGCAATCTGGATATTCAAGTTCCTATCAAAGTTCAGGATGAAATCGGCTACCTTGCCGGGTCTTTCAATTCGATGGTAAGCTCCATAAAAGAAGCAAGAAAAGATTTGGAAGACTATGCAGTCAATCTCGAAGAAAAGGTGAAAGACAGAACCAAAGAAGTCCAGGAAAAAATGGACGAAGTCCAAAAGTTGAAAATTCAGCAGGACGGTGATTACTTTCTTACCTCCCTACTCGCCAAACCTTTATTTTTCAATGCCAATAAATCGAAGTTAGTTCCTACCGAATTCGTGATTCATCAAAAAAAGAAATTCGAATTCAAAAGCAAAACCGCAGATTTGGGTGGAGATATCTGTATCACAGGAACGTTAAAATTCGGAAAACCGGACGATTACAAAACCTACATCATGGCCTTAAACGGAGATGCAATGGGGAAATCCATGCAAGGAGCCGGCGGAGCATTGGTAATGGGTGTTGTATTCAATGCAATCATGTCCCGCTCCGCATCCAATAAAAAAGTTTTGGACATGAAGCCGGAAGAATGGCTCACAGATATTTATAACGAAGTAAATTCAGTATTCAAATCGTTTAACGGAACTATGGTGATTTCCGCGACTGTTTTGCTCATCGAAGAAAAATCGGGAGAGATGTTGTATTTCAATGCGGAACACCCAGCCAGCATTCTCTACCGGGACGGAAAGGCGAGTTTCATAGAACAAGAGTTACTTTTAAGAAAATTAGGCCAGGAATCCGAATTCAGTTTCCAAGTGTATAGATATCAGTTGGAACCCGGAGATATAATCATTCTCGGTTCCGACGGGCGCGACGATATAGACCTAACGCCGAATTCGGGAACAAGAACGATCAATGAAGATGAATTTGCAATTCTCAGAATTATCGAAAAAACAAAGGGAAATATTTTCGAAATCGAAGGAGCATTGAAAGAGATCGGAGACATCACGGATGACTTGTCTTTTCTACGAATTGATTTTCAAGGCCAGGAGACCCGGGAAGAAATTCAAAACATTCAAGAACAACCTGTCTCTTCCAAATTCGAAGAACAGGAACTCGAAATCAGAGAGGATGAAGACGCACTTCTGGACATTACCGAAGTATATCGAAGAAGCAAACAATTGTACCGCGAAGGACAGGTGAATGAAGCTCTCACAGTTCTGACAAAAGCTCATTCCGTTGAACCGAATAATCAAAAGTTGAACAAATTGTTCGGACTTATGAGTTTCAAAGGAAAGGATTATGCAACTGCTGTGGAAGTAATCAATCATTACTTGCAAATGGATCCGGATACGGAAGAGATGTGGTATTATTTATCTTTGTCTCAAAAGAAGATGGGAAGGTATTTATCCTCTCTGGAAGCATCCAAACGAGTTTACCAATTGCATCCGGAGAATATAAACAACCTGGTCAACTTATCCGACCTAAATCGCCTAACTGGAAATTACGAGGAGGCAAAGGTTCTTTCGGAGAAAGCATTGGAACTCGATCCGGAAAATCAGAACGCCAGAAAAATACTTAAATATTTGGAAAAAATTTAATCCCGATATTTTCCTGCTAAGAATAAAATGCAAAATTCTTAGCAGGATAGTATAACAAAACGTTAACGAATATATGGCGCCGTGTCCGGTTTCTAATGCTCTCCCGTAAGCTTTAATCCCATAACACCGATTACAATCAAACTGACTGACAATACCCTCCAAAGACTGGAAGATTCACCGAATACGATAATGCCCAACAAAAAAGCTCCTGTGGCACCGATTCCGGTCCATACTGCGTAAGCCGTTCCCATCGGAATTGTTTTTTGAGCGTACCAAAGCAAAAACACACTGATGATCATGGAAAAAATGGAAAATCCGATCCAAGGGATTTTATATTCACTCGATTCCGAAAGTTTGATTCCCAAAGGCCAACCTATTTCAAATACTCCGGCCAGGATTAACACGATCCAATTCATTTTTTTCTCCAGAGACCATCTTTTTAAGGGCCAATTTAGGGTCAAACCGACCTTTCTTTTCCATGTGGAACGAAGAACAACTGGCAATCATCGAGTCCAAAGCAAATAGAAAACAAGTAATCGCAGCGGCAGGTTCGGGCAAAACATCTACCATGATCGGACTTTTGGAAGAACAAGAAAGAAGAAGGACCATCCTACCCCAAAGAACTTTGATCGTTACCTTTACAAACAAAGCAACCGACGAGTTCAGAGATCGAACAATCACAAAACATTTGTCAAACGAATATAGAATTTCCACTTTCCATGCGTTCTGTTTTCAATCGCTCCGAAGACTTCACCCTCATTTCAAAGAAAGAGGAATCCTGATTTTAACCGACGTCGAAAAAGACAAACTTTCCAGAGATATCCTCAACAAACATAAATTCAAGATAGGAGGGATTCCTTTTTCCATTTTGTTCAGCCGAAACGGAAAATTATTCAAAAAGGAATTTCCCGAAGTCTATGAAAGCTATCAAAACGAATTACTGGAATACAAACAAAAAGAACAAAAATTCGAATTTGACGATTTGATTACTACGGTTCTATCGGAATTGGAATCCGGAGAGAGCTGGACCAAGGAACTGACAAATGAATTCGATTCCGTAATTGTTGATGAGTTTCAGGACACGGACTGGTTTCAATTAAGAATATTAAAAAAAATGAATATAGAAAATATGACGATCGTTGGCGACGACTGGCAGGCGATATACGGATTTCGGGGAGCTACACCGGAACCATTCTTATCTTTTCCTGAACATTTTCCCGATACGAAAGTATTTCAATTATGCAAAAACTATCGTTCCTTAAAAGGAATCATCGACCTTTCCGTTTTACCCATCCTAAGAAATAAAAACAAAATCACAAAAGAAGTGATCTCTCACAGACAAGGAGAGATGTTTTATCTATCTCTTGTGATGGAACATCCCAAAAGGGATCGGCAGATCATTAAAGAAAAACTCAAAACCTTTTTTGATACCGACCCGGAAACAGTTCTGCTCGTCAGATCCAATTTCAGAAGAAGAGAATGGATCGAATCGGGAATTTCCCCGGACAAGGTGCTGACAATCCATGCATCCAAAGGGCTTGAATTCGGAACGGTCATCACGGATATCAGCTCCGGCTGGAACCTAACAGGAGAATCCGATGAAAACGATATGGAAGAGGAAAGAAGAATCTTATACGTTGCTCTTTCCCGTGCAAAAGACAAACTCATCCTCCTCGGAAAAGAAAAATCCGAATCTAAAAAAGGACTGGAAGACGAACTATTCCGTTATTTTCCGAAGGCCGATACAAGAACAAAAGGCGCTTTACGCCTCCCTTTCCTATGGGGAAATGGTAAAACATTCGGGGGATTAGCTCAGCTGGTTAGAGCGCTACCTTGACATGGTAGAGGTCGCTGGTTCGATCCCAGTATCTCCCAAATGATTTTGTAAAGTACCTTCCCGTTCACTTTACATTTCATCCCCCTGTTTGCCCAGCTGCATTTTTTTATCCTAATCCAAATCTAACAATCAGTAGTCGGCTACAGCTTCCGACAACAAGATCTTGCTCGGAGTCATGTTGAGCAAGTCGTCCCATAGGCACAGCAAGAGCAGTACTAAAAGGAATTTCGTGAACTTCCCGCGGCATAAACCGTTCATTATGCACTGCTTCTTTATCGCTAATTTAATTCTGTGCTGGAATTCCATCGTCCTTAAGGGCTTCTGTGGCATCACCTGCAAAAAAAGACATTTACTACTACCCAGGAATGCTACAAAAACTCGGTATTTATTTGTCCGCTTTGGCCTAGCGGAACGACCAGAACTTCTCACCTAATTTTAACGACGACCTTTCCTTTTGCACGTCCGCTTTCAACATAAGCCATAGCTTCATTCGTTGCTTCGAATGGAAATACCTTATCTATAACCGGACGTATAATACCGGAATTGATGAGAGAAGTGATCTCACGCAATTGATTTCCGTTTGCTCTCATAAAGAGAAAGGAATAGTGTATGTTAAATCTTTTTGCCTTTTTCCTGACACTAAAACTCAAAAGTCGCATAATCAATCTCACCAACCACGGCGCCTGAATTTCTTCCGCAAAATCCGGATCAGGCGGTCCGGAGATAGAGATAAGCTTTCCTCCCGACTTCAGTACTCTTATAGATTTTTCAAGAGTCTTTCCGTCTTGGCTATTCAAAACAACATCGTAATGACTCAGAACTTTTTCGAAATCATCTTTCTTGTAGTCGATCACAACATCTGCTCCGAGGCTCTTTACCAAATCCATATTGGGGGTACTTGTCGTTGTTGCTACGGTTGCGCCCAAATGTTTTGCCAATTGAATCGCAAATGTTCCTACACCGCCAGAGCCCGCCTGAATGAAAACTTTTTGTCCTTTCTGTAAATTAGCTTTTTCAACTAGCGCTTGCCAGGCGGTCAAACCAACCAGAGGTATGGAAGCTGCTTCTTCCATAGTGAGTGCTCTAGGTTTAATAGCAAGGTCCTGCTCTTTCATTGCAATTAACTCTGCAAAAGCACCGATTCTATAGTCAGCTGGTCGTCCATAAATCTCGTCCCCCACTTTAAATTGTGTTACACTGGATCCTACTTTAAGCACAACTCCTGCCACGTCATGGCCCAATACAAACGGTGTTTTATAAGACAAAATGAGTTTGAACTCTCCGTTTCGAATTTTGGAATCCAGAAGATTGACTCCGGCGGCCGCAACCCGAATCAATACTTCGTCTTCTTGCATCTCCGGATCCGGTATTTCAATCGATTTCAATCGTGTTTTCTTTCCGTAATGACCGACAATCTGTGCTTTCATTTAATTTTCCTTAATACTAAAATATGTTTGCTGTTACTGTTTTTTTTAGTTCACATTCTTGGGGCTAAATTTTGATTGTAAAATGCAAGTAACACTACACTAAAAGACTTGCAAAATGCAAGTAATAAAGAAGTTTTTTATGACCCAAATAAAAAAAAGATCAGATTGCCCGATTAGTTGCTCCCTCGATATGTGGGGAGACAAGTGGTCCCTATTGATCGTCAGGGACCTGATGTTTGCAAAAGAATGTACCTATGGCGATTTCCTAAAATCAGAGGAAGGAATAGCCACCAACATTTTAGCGTCAAGATTACAGACGTTGGAAGAAAATAAGATCATAGAGAAACATGATCATCCCGATAGCAAAGCAAAAGTGTTATATAAGTTAACTCGAAAAGGAATAGATTTGCTTCCCATACTGATTGAAATAAACCTATGGGCTGAAAAATATTCATCCATACCCGCAGATAGAAAAGCGATGTTGAAAGAGGTGAAGAAGGACAAGCCCGGGTTCATCAAAGCAATGACCAAAGAATTAGAGCGGACGTGACCTTTAAGCAAACCATGTCCAATATTTGCTGACCAAACGCAAAGGTTACGATTGGTCAGCGAATAGATATGGCATTTTAGTTTTATTTACGTTTGGTTCACTCTCTTCAAAATTGCGCCTTCAAAAATATTATAGGCATACTGTTGTAGCGCCAGAAAAATCGATGCACCTTTTCCTACAGGATAACTGAATTTAGGCGTTCTTTTGCCAACGATATTCATTACCTTGTCTACGACAGGTTCAGGACCTGGGGCTTTATCGAATTCCCTTTTCGTGAATGCTGAAATCTTTTGTCGGTATAAATCGTATTCATTTATGCTCCCGGTTGCTCTAGCTGCATTTTCACCAATATTGGTTTTGAAACCCATCGGCTCCACCATACACACCTTGATGTTAAATTGATTCAATTCAAATCTGAGTGCTTTAAAATATCCTTCCAAAGCATGTTTAGAGGCAGAGTAGTAAGCGACATTAGGAAGACCGATTAAACCTAAGAAAGAACCGATTGTGATGATTTTTCCTTGTCTTTGTTTTCTGAAATAAGGCAATAACTCATTTGTGAGCTTGACTGTTCCCCAAAAGTTTGTTTCCAACTGCTGTTTTCCCAATGCAACTGAGGTCTCTTCGGCAAGCCCTGTTACCAAATAGCCGGCATTATTGATGAGCACATCGAGTCGATCGATTTGGCTGAATAGTTGCTTGCCGAAAGATTCAATCGAGTTGTCATCGGAAATGTCCAACGGTAATAATTTGAAAGGCAACTGGGATTGGTATTTTTTCGGATCACGGCTCGTACCAATTACATGATAACCATTTTTATGCAGCCTGCCTGCGATAAGGAGTCCAATACCGGAAGATGCCCCTGTTACTAGAATTGTTTGTTTCATTTTTCTGGCGCCCACTATATTACTTTCAATATACAAGTAATATTCGCATAAATCCACTTGCAAAATGCAATCACTTTTTAATTATTTCAATG
The nucleotide sequence above comes from Leptospira kobayashii. Encoded proteins:
- a CDS encoding winged helix-turn-helix transcriptional regulator, coding for MTQIKKRSDCPISCSLDMWGDKWSLLIVRDLMFAKECTYGDFLKSEEGIATNILASRLQTLEENKIIEKHDHPDSKAKVLYKLTRKGIDLLPILIEINLWAEKYSSIPADRKAMLKEVKKDKPGFIKAMTKELERT
- a CDS encoding NADP-dependent oxidoreductase; this translates as MKAQIVGHYGKKTRLKSIEIPDPEMQEDEVLIRVAAAGVNLLDSKIRNGEFKLILSYKTPFVLGHDVAGVVLKVGSSVTQFKVGDEIYGRPADYRIGAFAELIAMKEQDLAIKPRALTMEEAASIPLVGLTAWQALVEKANLQKGQKVFIQAGSGGVGTFAIQLAKHLGATVATTTSTPNMDLVKSLGADVVIDYKKDDFEKVLSHYDVVLNSQDGKTLEKSIRVLKSGGKLISISGPPDPDFAEEIQAPWLVRLIMRLLSFSVRKKAKRFNIHYSFLFMRANGNQLREITSLINSGIIRPVIDKVFPFEATNEAMAYVESGRAKGKVVVKIR
- a CDS encoding SDR family oxidoreductase, which translates into the protein MKQTILVTGASSGIGLLIAGRLHKNGYHVIGTSRDPKKYQSQLPFKLLPLDISDDNSIESFGKQLFSQIDRLDVLINNAGYLVTGLAEETSVALGKQQLETNFWGTVKLTNELLPYFRKQRQGKIITIGSFLGLIGLPNVAYYSASKHALEGYFKALRFELNQFNIKVCMVEPMGFKTNIGENAARATGSINEYDLYRQKISAFTKREFDKAPGPEPVVDKVMNIVGKRTPKFSYPVGKGASIFLALQQYAYNIFEGAILKRVNQT